From a single Budorcas taxicolor isolate Tak-1 chromosome X, Takin1.1, whole genome shotgun sequence genomic region:
- the ARL13A gene encoding ADP-ribosylation factor-like protein 13A — protein sequence MFRLLTSCWCRLKTAEETERHVVIIIIGLDNSGKTVLVEAFQRQLPSSSRMDSCSNSQLTTLLVDNYEVSIYDLKGDTQGRETWPNFYAQAHGLVFVLDSSDLERMQEVKVILPNLLSDERVAGKPILLLANKQDKTDALPPGDIIEYLLLERLMNENKSPCRVEPCSVVKDLQRSHQPIIDGLHWLLSAIGEEYEELCARQQPLPPTIAASSGTRGFEERSPADSFATQMGMSKENRQHVGQHSMEPKPLKSILLKEGVRIRPKKNVSVTFALDEPMEEGEYSGGNGSHNTAGA from the exons ATGTTCCGGCTTCTGACCTCCTGCTGGTGTCGCCTAAAGACAGCTGAAGAGACCGAAAG aCATGTAGTCATCATCATCATTGGACTGGACAACTCAGGCAAAACTGTTCTTGTGGAGGCGTTCCAAAGAC AACTCCCTAGTAGTAGTAGGATGGACAGTTGTTCAAACTCTCAACTAACGACACTCCTGGTGGATAATTATGAAGTTTCCATCTATGACCTGAAAGGAGACACGCAGGGCCGCGAAACCTGGCCAAACTTCTATGCTCAGGCACACGGGCTTGTTTTCGTCCTGGATTCCAGCGACTTGGAGCGCATGCAGGAAGTGAAGGTCATCTTACCCAACCTGCTGTCTGATGAAAGAGTGGCTGGGAAACCCATCCTACT CCTGGCCAACAAGCAGGATAAGACGGATGCCCTGCCGCCTGGTGATATCATTGAATATCTGCTGCTGGAGAGACTAATGAATGAGAACAAGTCTCCGTGCCGAGTG GAACCTTGTTCAGTTGTCAAAGACCTCCAAAGGAGCCATCAACCTATAATTGATGGCCTGCACTGGCTGTTATCTGCCATTGGGGAGGAATATGAAGAGCTGTGTGCTCGCCAACAGCCACTGCCACCAACCATTGCAGCCTCCAGTGGCACTAGAGGATTTGAGGAAAGATCCCCAGCAGACAG CTTTGCTACCCAGATGGGAATGTCCAAAGAAAATAGACAGCATGTAGGACAACACTCAATGGAACCTAAGCCTCTGAAGTCAATCCTGCTA AAAGAAGGTGTAAGAATAAGACCCAAGAAGAACGTATCAGTAACCTTTGCCTTAGATGAACCCATGGAGGAAGGTGAATATTCCGGGGGAAATGGATCTCATAACACCGCTGGAGCT